One genomic window of Halolamina sediminis includes the following:
- a CDS encoding thiolase family protein — translation MDRVAIVGASMTPFGDREGEWLRDLLAEAGAECLDDAGVAADAVDHLYVSNMASGELEGQTGAPNMLAHDIAAQPAYTARIDQTSSSGGAGIYAAWQSVAAEASEMTLLVGGEKMTHKTTGEATDVIASLTHPVEYKHGVTLPSFAGLTARLYLDEYDAPRESLGKVAVKNHKNGVDNPKAQFRKEVDLDTVLDSPIVADPLRLYDFCPITDGSAALLFCPESVAREITDEYVVVSGVAGATDTHVVHERADPTTMRGVVESSEQAYAMADRDPDDVDFAELHDMFTILEFLQFEDLGFAEKGEGWKAIESGRTERDGGLPINTSGGLKSKGHPLGASGVAQAVEVYEQLLGEAGDRQLDDPEIGLACNVGGFGNCVTTTILETPEAE, via the coding sequence ATGGACCGAGTCGCCATCGTCGGCGCGTCGATGACCCCCTTCGGCGACCGCGAGGGGGAGTGGCTGCGGGACCTGCTCGCCGAGGCCGGCGCGGAGTGTCTCGACGACGCCGGGGTCGCCGCCGACGCCGTCGACCACCTGTACGTCTCGAACATGGCCAGCGGCGAACTGGAGGGGCAGACGGGCGCCCCGAACATGCTCGCCCACGATATCGCCGCCCAGCCGGCCTACACCGCGCGGATCGACCAGACCTCCTCCTCGGGCGGTGCCGGCATATACGCCGCGTGGCAGTCGGTCGCCGCCGAGGCGAGCGAGATGACGCTGCTCGTCGGCGGCGAGAAGATGACCCACAAGACGACGGGCGAGGCGACGGACGTGATCGCCTCCCTGACCCACCCGGTGGAGTACAAACACGGCGTCACACTCCCCTCCTTCGCCGGGCTCACGGCACGGCTCTACCTCGACGAGTACGACGCGCCCCGCGAGAGCCTCGGCAAGGTCGCCGTGAAGAACCACAAGAACGGCGTCGACAACCCCAAGGCGCAGTTCCGGAAGGAGGTCGACCTCGACACCGTCCTCGACTCGCCGATCGTCGCCGATCCGCTCCGCTTGTACGACTTCTGCCCGATCACCGACGGCTCCGCGGCGCTTTTGTTCTGCCCGGAGTCGGTCGCCCGCGAGATCACCGACGAGTACGTCGTCGTGAGCGGCGTCGCGGGCGCGACGGACACTCACGTCGTCCACGAGCGCGCGGACCCGACCACGATGCGCGGCGTCGTGGAGTCGAGCGAGCAGGCCTACGCGATGGCCGACCGCGACCCCGACGACGTGGACTTCGCGGAGCTCCACGACATGTTCACGATCCTCGAGTTCCTGCAGTTCGAGGATCTCGGCTTCGCCGAGAAGGGCGAAGGGTGGAAAGCGATCGAGTCGGGCCGCACCGAACGCGACGGCGGCCTACCGATCAACACCTCCGGCGGCCTGAAGTCGAAGGGCCACCCCCTCGGCGCCTCGGGCGTCGCACAGGCGGTGGAGGTGTACGAACAACTGCTGGGCGAGGCCGGCGATCGCCAGCTCGACGACCCCGAAATCGGGCTGGCCTGCAACGTCGGCGGCTTCGGCAACTGCGTGACCACGACCATCCTCGAAACCCCGGAGGCAGAATGA
- a CDS encoding DUF7547 family protein produces the protein MTDRRDPAEDDLRARLDELESTLTALREQLDDDQGQQPTIPRGLPGGGRRPPRPPRLREVLRFTEEYTIPTLISILETNVRLLRLTGAALRALDPERSAAPSSDGAVGRAIDAGRGLSTDRLTSTLEELNDAIAGTEAPDPEARELLSEAEALSAEIQERLRDANEAADAGRKAEGNTEDDDAISIDVADGSKRDADGDAESDDSPEPDVDAELDSIREEVRGSEDADDDADESCDSEPGDDAAAE, from the coding sequence ATGACCGACCGTCGGGACCCCGCCGAGGACGACCTGCGTGCCCGCCTCGACGAACTCGAATCGACGCTGACGGCGCTCCGCGAACAGTTGGACGACGATCAGGGGCAGCAGCCGACGATTCCTCGCGGCCTCCCGGGCGGTGGCCGGCGACCGCCGCGTCCGCCCCGGCTGCGGGAGGTGCTTCGCTTCACCGAGGAGTACACCATCCCGACGCTGATCTCGATCCTGGAGACGAACGTCCGGCTACTCCGACTCACCGGCGCGGCGCTGCGTGCGCTCGACCCCGAGCGGTCGGCGGCGCCGTCGTCCGACGGCGCGGTCGGCCGGGCGATCGACGCCGGGCGAGGGCTCTCGACAGATCGACTAACGAGCACGCTGGAGGAACTGAACGACGCCATCGCGGGCACGGAGGCGCCAGACCCCGAGGCCCGCGAACTGCTTTCGGAGGCCGAGGCGCTCTCCGCGGAGATTCAGGAGCGGCTGCGAGACGCGAACGAGGCGGCCGATGCGGGCCGAAAAGCCGAAGGCAACACTGAGGACGACGACGCGATCTCTATCGACGTGGCCGACGGCAGCAAACGGGACGCCGACGGCGATGCGGAGTCCGACGATTCGCCGGAGCCGGACGTCGACGCCGAACTCGACTCCATCCGGGAAGAAGTCAGAGGGTCGGAGGACGCAGATGACGACGCCGACGAATCGTGCGACTCCGAACCGGGCGACGACGCCGCGGCCGAGTAG
- a CDS encoding NADH:flavin oxidoreductase/NADH oxidase: MNAELFEPLTLRETTIPNRVMVSPMCQYSCDDRDGLATEWHHVHLGSRAVGGAGVVIAEATAVEPRGRISPEDLGLWSQEHADALAPTAEFIREQGSVPAIQLAHAGRKASTRRPWEDGSRLVKPDEGGWTPKGPSETPYPRDEENTAPTERMGEGDIADVIDSFEQAAEYALDAGFEVPEIHAAHGYLLHEFLSPVTNDRDDEYGGDFEGRTKLLREVCDAVRGVWPDEKPIFVRISATDWLPDRESWDVAQSARLAGDLAELGVDFLDVSSGGIHPDQQLPRAGPGYQAQYAETIREVLAEDGQTLSGDGLDAGSDEIAVGTVGGITDPTHAEALVGNERADAVLLAREHLRDPYFTLHAGRELDAENAPEWPDQYKRA, encoded by the coding sequence GTGAACGCCGAACTGTTCGAGCCGCTCACGCTGCGTGAGACGACGATTCCGAACCGCGTGATGGTGTCCCCGATGTGCCAGTACTCCTGTGACGACCGCGACGGGCTGGCGACGGAGTGGCACCACGTCCACCTCGGCAGTCGCGCCGTCGGCGGCGCCGGCGTCGTGATCGCGGAAGCGACCGCTGTCGAGCCCCGCGGGCGCATCTCGCCGGAGGACCTCGGGCTCTGGAGCCAGGAACACGCCGACGCGCTCGCCCCGACCGCCGAGTTCATCCGCGAGCAGGGCAGCGTCCCGGCGATCCAGCTCGCCCACGCCGGCCGGAAGGCCAGCACCCGCCGGCCGTGGGAGGACGGCTCCCGCCTCGTCAAGCCGGACGAGGGCGGCTGGACGCCCAAGGGCCCCTCCGAGACGCCCTACCCACGCGACGAGGAGAACACGGCGCCGACCGAGCGCATGGGCGAAGGCGACATCGCCGACGTGATCGACTCCTTCGAGCAGGCCGCGGAGTACGCGCTCGACGCCGGCTTCGAGGTGCCCGAGATCCACGCCGCCCACGGCTACCTGCTCCACGAGTTCCTCTCGCCGGTGACCAACGACCGCGACGACGAGTACGGCGGCGATTTCGAGGGGCGGACGAAGCTGCTGCGGGAAGTCTGTGACGCCGTCCGTGGGGTCTGGCCCGACGAGAAGCCGATCTTCGTGCGCATCTCTGCAACCGACTGGCTCCCCGACCGGGAGTCGTGGGACGTGGCCCAGTCCGCTCGCCTCGCCGGCGACCTCGCCGAGCTCGGCGTCGACTTCCTCGACGTCTCCTCGGGCGGCATCCACCCGGACCAGCAGCTCCCCCGCGCCGGCCCGGGCTACCAGGCCCAGTACGCCGAGACGATCCGCGAGGTACTGGCCGAGGACGGACAGACGCTCTCGGGCGACGGGCTCGACGCGGGCAGCGACGAGATCGCGGTCGGCACCGTCGGCGGTATCACCGACCCGACCCACGCCGAGGCGCTGGTGGGCAACGAGCGCGCCGACGCGGTGTTACTCGCCCGCGAGCATCTCCGCGACCCCTACTTCACGCTCCACGCCGGCCGTGAACTCGACGCCGAGAACGCGCCGGAGTGGCCGGATCAGTACAAGCGGGCCTGA
- the fer gene encoding ferredoxin Fer has translation MDPFDVLGVETDADESDVSRAYRERVKEAHPDQGGSREEFMRVQQAYASIRNGTVEVADDGSAESTAATEPTAAEDQGPPPGTARMEYLDFEVLADHGWEIDDDDLFEMASNADLEPGEYGRLLVDREETLLEAAERCGFAWPYACRGGACANCAVLVREGEVEMADSHVLPDGMVDEGIRLSCLCRPRSDELQVVYNVKHLPGLDELRLPSQRF, from the coding sequence GTGGACCCGTTCGACGTTCTGGGCGTCGAAACCGACGCCGACGAGTCCGACGTCTCCCGAGCGTATCGGGAGCGCGTGAAGGAGGCCCACCCCGATCAGGGTGGGTCCCGTGAGGAGTTCATGCGGGTCCAGCAAGCCTACGCCTCGATCCGGAACGGTACCGTCGAGGTGGCCGACGACGGGTCGGCCGAGTCGACGGCCGCGACGGAGCCGACCGCGGCCGAGGACCAGGGGCCGCCGCCGGGCACCGCGCGGATGGAGTACCTCGACTTCGAGGTGCTGGCGGACCACGGCTGGGAGATCGACGACGACGACCTGTTCGAGATGGCGTCGAACGCCGACCTCGAACCGGGAGAGTACGGCCGCCTGCTGGTCGACCGCGAGGAGACGCTGCTGGAGGCGGCCGAGCGCTGTGGGTTCGCGTGGCCGTACGCCTGCCGGGGCGGCGCCTGTGCGAACTGTGCGGTGTTGGTACGCGAGGGCGAGGTCGAGATGGCCGACAGCCACGTGCTCCCGGACGGAATGGTCGACGAGGGGATCCGGCTCTCCTGTCTCTGCCGGCCGCGAAGCGACGAGCTGCAGGTGGTGTACAACGTGAAACACCTCCCGGGGCTGGACGAGCTCCGGCTCCCCTCCCAACGCTTCTGA
- a CDS encoding DICT sensory domain-containing protein codes for MLDSLLADARSSDHQFVIHSDDPETAAADWFRNHNVDVAHRPLPEGIPRPFLVVERNGEFVGVLDLAEVERLLEPPIEPPTAREALSAGHRGFFDALAGTVFTSISRRELLAVSREIEDRARRVGDGTLHVSFQRLSMFKSQQEVYEQIVAETALDVHVHGVDDWTPPEDSGIHYHAHEDERLAPYWVLAFDGGSDRTQASGLVGKERPGEGFTGFWTNDEAMVERIRTAMASAIA; via the coding sequence ATGCTCGACAGCCTGCTCGCCGACGCCCGATCGAGCGATCACCAGTTCGTCATCCACTCCGACGATCCCGAGACGGCGGCGGCGGACTGGTTCCGGAACCACAACGTGGACGTGGCCCACCGGCCGCTCCCCGAGGGGATCCCGCGGCCGTTCCTCGTCGTCGAGCGGAACGGGGAGTTCGTTGGCGTGCTCGACCTCGCGGAGGTCGAACGGCTGCTCGAACCGCCGATCGAGCCGCCCACCGCCCGGGAAGCGCTCTCGGCTGGCCACCGGGGGTTCTTCGACGCGCTCGCCGGCACCGTGTTCACCTCGATCAGTCGGCGGGAGCTACTCGCGGTGAGCCGGGAGATCGAGGACCGCGCCCGCCGCGTCGGCGACGGCACCCTCCACGTCAGCTTCCAGCGGCTGTCGATGTTCAAATCCCAGCAGGAGGTGTACGAACAGATCGTGGCCGAAACCGCACTGGACGTCCACGTCCACGGCGTCGACGACTGGACGCCGCCGGAGGATTCGGGGATCCACTACCACGCACACGAGGACGAGCGGCTGGCGCCCTACTGGGTGCTCGCGTTCGACGGCGGCTCCGACCGGACGCAGGCGTCCGGGCTCGTCGGCAAGGAACGCCCCGGTGAGGGGTTCACCGGGTTCTGGACGAACGACGAGGCGATGGTCGAGCGGATCCGGACGGCGATGGCGTCGGCGATCGCGTAG
- a CDS encoding cupin domain-containing protein: MEYVAFDEAETYEPDEGWQRRALAGSEQFTFEWFEKPPGHSSPMHDHENEQVCVCLEGELTVHTEAESVTLSENDSVHLEAWESHRVENETDERAVGLDVFAPGRGFEFWTDRE, translated from the coding sequence ATGGAGTACGTGGCGTTCGACGAGGCCGAGACGTACGAGCCCGACGAGGGGTGGCAGCGCCGCGCCCTCGCCGGCAGCGAGCAGTTCACTTTCGAGTGGTTCGAGAAGCCGCCGGGGCACTCCTCGCCGATGCACGACCACGAGAACGAGCAGGTCTGTGTCTGTCTCGAAGGCGAGCTCACCGTCCACACCGAGGCGGAGTCGGTGACGCTCTCGGAGAACGACTCGGTCCACCTCGAGGCGTGGGAGTCCCACCGCGTCGAAAACGAGACCGACGAGCGCGCGGTCGGGCTCGACGTGTTCGCGCCCGGCCGCGGCTTCGAGTTCTGGACCGACCGGGAGTAG
- a CDS encoding class I SAM-dependent methyltransferase, with protein sequence MPEEFTPEAYYDEYGESEWERLDRDLYGELEHDETWHYLERHLPESGEVLDAGGGAGRYSVELAERGYEVTLVDPSAEQVTLARENAAEHGVADAVTARTGDVRDLAAAADSFDATLCLGGPLSHVLDAGERRTAAAELHRVTAPGGPVFVSVMGRLAALQTIARMAGRVDPEVDETELLPRLARTGDYDADLLEAFGLDPSGPPMHLFRANELRELLQHAGLTVHTVTGLESVASQRRDEFDALGDDHREAIRESVAALRGDPGVADLSGHMLAVARV encoded by the coding sequence ATGCCCGAGGAGTTCACGCCCGAAGCGTACTACGACGAGTACGGCGAAAGCGAGTGGGAGCGGCTCGATCGCGATCTCTACGGCGAACTGGAACACGACGAGACGTGGCACTACCTCGAACGCCACCTGCCCGAGTCGGGGGAGGTCCTCGACGCGGGCGGCGGCGCCGGCCGTTACAGCGTCGAACTCGCCGAGCGAGGGTACGAGGTGACGCTCGTCGACCCGAGCGCCGAACAGGTCACGCTCGCCCGGGAGAACGCCGCCGAGCACGGTGTCGCGGACGCGGTGACAGCCCGGACCGGCGACGTGCGCGATCTCGCGGCGGCGGCAGACAGCTTCGACGCGACGCTCTGTCTCGGTGGCCCGCTCTCGCACGTCCTCGACGCGGGGGAGCGGCGGACCGCGGCCGCGGAACTACACCGCGTGACAGCGCCGGGCGGCCCGGTGTTCGTCTCGGTGATGGGACGGCTGGCCGCACTCCAGACCATCGCCCGGATGGCTGGCCGGGTCGACCCGGAGGTCGACGAGACCGAGCTCCTGCCCCGGCTCGCCCGGACCGGCGACTACGACGCCGACCTGCTCGAGGCGTTCGGCCTCGACCCGTCCGGCCCGCCGATGCATCTGTTCCGAGCCAACGAACTCCGCGAACTGCTCCAGCACGCCGGACTGACGGTGCACACCGTGACCGGGCTGGAGAGCGTCGCCTCCCAGCGTCGGGACGAGTTCGACGCGCTCGGCGACGACCACCGCGAGGCGATCCGGGAGAGCGTCGCGGCGCTGCGTGGCGATCCCGGCGTCGCCGACCTCTCGGGCCACATGCTCGCCGTGGCGAGGGTGTGA
- a CDS encoding OB-fold domain-containing protein, whose product MTDQNSDSEMTAYRYPDGSVTYPGHPRGPGGEEPVGTVDLSEYTAEVVTWTTSTATPPGVRQPNHLAIVEFDVDGVPVRALGQLENADVEIGDAVQPFHVEELRDPEAGIREPESQDWDGFRFRPVEE is encoded by the coding sequence ATGACCGACCAGAACTCCGACTCCGAGATGACCGCGTACCGCTACCCCGACGGGAGCGTCACCTACCCCGGCCACCCGCGCGGCCCGGGCGGCGAGGAGCCCGTCGGCACCGTCGACCTCAGCGAGTACACCGCCGAGGTCGTGACGTGGACCACCTCGACGGCGACGCCGCCGGGCGTCCGCCAGCCAAACCACCTCGCGATCGTGGAGTTCGACGTTGACGGCGTCCCGGTCCGCGCGCTGGGCCAGCTCGAAAACGCCGACGTCGAGATCGGCGACGCCGTCCAGCCGTTCCACGTCGAGGAGCTCCGTGACCCTGAGGCTGGGATCCGCGAACCAGAGAGTCAGGACTGGGACGGGTTCCGATTCCGCCCCGTCGAGGAGTAG
- a CDS encoding DUF7548 family protein produces the protein MDLADPADAGKLTAAVAALLAVVAFAPLVLVTGAGDTLGAYYAAGPFGLTAVGLLAIVAAVVFLSVGQPHTDALTMSGVGVVVALGTVLTAAAWLLTLDSTVLFGFPAEYAWIENHRWAVLAGAIVLTATSAVQARTAL, from the coding sequence ATGGATCTCGCGGACCCCGCGGACGCCGGCAAACTGACGGCGGCCGTCGCCGCGCTGCTCGCCGTCGTCGCCTTCGCGCCGCTCGTACTGGTGACCGGGGCCGGGGACACCCTCGGCGCCTACTACGCGGCCGGCCCGTTCGGGCTCACCGCGGTCGGCCTGCTGGCGATCGTCGCCGCGGTCGTGTTCCTCTCGGTCGGACAGCCCCACACCGACGCGCTGACGATGTCGGGCGTCGGCGTCGTCGTCGCGCTGGGCACCGTGCTGACCGCGGCCGCCTGGCTGCTCACGCTCGACTCGACGGTGCTGTTCGGCTTCCCCGCCGAGTACGCGTGGATCGAGAACCACCGCTGGGCCGTGCTCGCTGGGGCGATCGTCCTCACGGCGACCTCGGCCGTCCAAGCGCGGACGGCGCTGTGA
- a CDS encoding putative sulfate/molybdate transporter, which produces MDGTRYPGATDAVSFSVDELTGALGDSVTVLPIVVAVGALTELSLSRMLLGFGAFQIVWGLRYGLPISVEPMKALAALAIAGTLGADELAIAGLLAGVVLLGVGTTGALGRVARYVGEPVTRGIQLAVALLLLQTGVELSLGDPTFALAGVVAAAVVVAAGYRRASALVVLGVGLAIALAGTGVPQPTLPTVGLALPGPSGLTRSAAEATAAQLAMTVGNAAVATALLLSEYYDADVTPDELASSMGAMNLAAVPFGALPMCHGSGGVAGKYAFGARTAGSNVMLGGLYGVAALGTAVVTAFPMAVLGVVLALVAVELGRSALGTDHLPTTLAVGALGLLTNVGVAFLAGVAWWVARERLL; this is translated from the coding sequence GTGGACGGAACACGGTACCCGGGCGCCACGGACGCCGTTTCGTTCTCCGTCGACGAGCTGACCGGAGCGTTAGGGGATTCGGTTACTGTACTCCCCATCGTCGTGGCGGTCGGCGCGCTCACGGAGCTGTCGCTTTCGCGGATGCTGCTGGGGTTCGGCGCGTTCCAGATCGTCTGGGGGCTCCGGTACGGGCTGCCGATCTCCGTCGAGCCGATGAAGGCGCTGGCGGCGTTGGCTATTGCCGGCACGCTCGGCGCCGACGAGCTCGCGATCGCCGGGCTGCTCGCCGGCGTCGTCCTGCTCGGCGTCGGGACGACGGGCGCGCTCGGCCGGGTCGCGCGGTACGTCGGCGAGCCCGTCACCCGCGGCATCCAGCTGGCGGTCGCGCTGCTCCTGCTCCAGACCGGCGTGGAGCTGAGCCTCGGCGACCCGACGTTCGCGCTGGCCGGCGTCGTCGCGGCCGCGGTCGTCGTCGCCGCGGGCTACCGCCGCGCGAGCGCGCTGGTCGTGCTCGGGGTGGGGCTGGCGATCGCGTTGGCGGGCACCGGTGTTCCACAGCCGACGCTTCCGACCGTCGGGCTCGCGCTCCCCGGCCCGAGCGGGCTCACTCGTTCAGCCGCCGAAGCGACGGCCGCGCAGTTGGCGATGACCGTCGGTAACGCCGCCGTCGCGACCGCGCTGCTGCTCTCGGAGTACTACGACGCCGACGTGACGCCCGACGAGCTCGCGTCCAGCATGGGGGCGATGAACCTCGCGGCGGTGCCGTTCGGCGCGCTGCCGATGTGTCACGGCAGCGGCGGCGTCGCCGGGAAGTACGCCTTCGGCGCCCGGACCGCGGGCTCGAACGTCATGCTCGGCGGGCTCTACGGCGTCGCGGCGCTGGGAACCGCGGTCGTGACGGCGTTCCCGATGGCGGTGCTGGGCGTGGTGCTCGCGCTGGTCGCGGTCGAACTCGGCCGGTCGGCGCTGGGCACCGATCACCTCCCCACCACGCTCGCCGTCGGCGCGCTCGGTCTGCTCACGAACGTCGGCGTCGCGTTCCTCGCCGGGGTCGCGTGGTGGGTCGCGCGAGAGCGACTGCTGTGA
- a CDS encoding heavy-metal-associated domain-containing protein, which translates to MAQETISVEGMACGSCEETVESAVAALEGTESVEADNTTDTVEIEGDVDGDAVADAIEDAGYTVLG; encoded by the coding sequence ATGGCACAGGAGACGATCTCCGTCGAAGGAATGGCGTGTGGCAGCTGTGAGGAGACGGTCGAGTCCGCAGTCGCGGCGCTTGAGGGCACCGAGTCCGTCGAGGCCGACAACACGACCGACACCGTCGAGATCGAGGGTGATGTCGACGGCGACGCCGTCGCCGACGCGATCGAAGACGCCGGCTACACCGTTCTCGGTTAA